Proteins encoded within one genomic window of Empedobacter falsenii:
- a CDS encoding DsbA family oxidoreductase — MKIEIWSDVMCPFCYIGKHNLEKALENLEYKDQIEIIWKSYQLDASIPEVVNDTYAGYLSKKRNVSEEQGNQMLASVSTTAKQIGLDYHFDKTIMTNSFKAHRLIQFAKSKAKGSQMEERLFKAFFTEGKNVSDTDTLIQLAKEIGLEENEISAAFTDDIYAYQVKNDINEAIQLGVTGVPFFVLDRKYGISGAQPSDVFSNTIEKAFEEWKLNQTKTNLDIQNGQSCSIDGQCD; from the coding sequence ATGAAAATAGAAATTTGGAGCGATGTAATGTGTCCTTTTTGTTATATTGGAAAACATAATTTAGAAAAAGCTTTAGAGAATTTAGAATATAAAGACCAAATTGAAATTATTTGGAAAAGTTATCAATTGGATGCTAGTATTCCCGAAGTTGTTAACGATACATACGCAGGATATTTATCTAAAAAACGTAATGTCAGCGAAGAGCAAGGAAATCAAATGTTAGCCTCTGTATCTACTACTGCTAAGCAAATAGGTCTAGACTATCATTTTGATAAAACAATCATGACCAATTCCTTTAAAGCACATCGTCTTATACAATTTGCTAAAAGTAAAGCAAAAGGATCTCAAATGGAAGAAAGACTTTTCAAAGCATTTTTTACAGAAGGGAAAAATGTATCAGATACAGATACTTTAATACAATTGGCTAAAGAAATCGGCTTAGAGGAAAACGAAATTTCGGCAGCTTTTACTGATGATATATATGCATATCAAGTAAAAAATGATATTAACGAAGCAATTCAATTAGGTGTAACAGGAGTTCCTTTTTTTGTACTTGATAGGAAGTACGGTATTTCCGGAGCACAACCCTCGGATGTATTTTCAAACACTATTGAAAAGGCATTTGAAGAATGGAAATTAAATCAAACTAAAACAAACTTAGATATACAAAATGGGCAATCATGTTCTATAGATGGTCAATGCGACTAA
- a CDS encoding NAD(P)H-dependent oxidoreductase yields MKLLEALNWRYATKRMTGEKLDDDTVNKIIEAARLAPTSAGLQPVHLFVISNPEVKKQIQPIAFNQPQIVESSHLIVFTSWATIPDKKVDEVYNYTNSERGISNEKTADTVEGLKQLFSTFSEEEQYHHTAKQAHISFGMAIAAAAELGVDATPMEGFSKEGIDEFLKLKEKGLRSVVLLALGKRQIEEDWLFPLKKVRQPKEEFITEIK; encoded by the coding sequence ATGAAATTATTAGAAGCGCTAAACTGGAGATACGCTACAAAACGTATGACAGGAGAAAAATTAGATGATGATACAGTAAATAAAATTATTGAAGCAGCGCGTTTAGCTCCAACATCTGCAGGATTACAACCAGTACATTTGTTTGTAATTAGTAATCCTGAAGTAAAAAAACAAATTCAACCAATAGCATTTAATCAACCTCAAATTGTAGAATCATCACATTTGATTGTTTTTACATCTTGGGCAACAATTCCAGATAAAAAAGTTGATGAAGTATATAATTATACAAATTCAGAACGAGGTATTTCTAATGAAAAAACAGCAGACACAGTAGAAGGTCTAAAACAGTTATTCAGTACATTTTCTGAAGAAGAACAGTACCATCACACTGCTAAACAAGCACATATATCTTTTGGAATGGCAATTGCCGCAGCAGCAGAACTAGGAGTAGATGCTACGCCAATGGAAGGATTTAGTAAAGAAGGAATAGATGAATTTTTGAAATTAAAGGAAAAAGGATTAAGATCAGTTGTTCTTTTAGCTCTAGGCAAAAGACAAATAGAAGAGGATTGGTTATTTCCATTAAAAAAAGTTCGTCAACCTAAAGAAGAGTTTATTACAGAAATTAAGTAA
- a CDS encoding YciI family protein, which yields MKNFVLLLRVNTNMDPGAFTDPREVADRAKWLEDVKEKGIVKNLGGTMPPIPPMATTIFADGSVKEGPFKEVEHFLTGFLIIEVEDLEAAKKIAATNPILVAGGSVEIREILLR from the coding sequence ATGAAAAACTTTGTTTTATTACTGAGAGTCAATACAAATATGGATCCTGGAGCTTTTACAGACCCAAGAGAAGTAGCTGATAGAGCTAAATGGTTAGAAGACGTTAAAGAAAAGGGAATTGTCAAAAACTTAGGAGGAACTATGCCTCCCATTCCTCCAATGGCAACTACAATTTTTGCTGATGGTTCTGTAAAAGAAGGACCTTTTAAAGAAGTTGAACATTTCTTAACTGGATTTCTAATTATAGAAGTAGAAGATTTAGAAGCTGCCAAAAAAATTGCAGCAACCAATCCTATTCTAGTCGCTGGAGGAAGTGTAGAAATACGAGAAATCTTACTAAGATAG
- a CDS encoding SDR family oxidoreductase, which translates to MILITGATGNLGSSVVNQLLKKSTQDTFVVTSSNQEGVNKLTSKGFQARLANFSDRESLKESFDGIEKLLLISTMDSNRFEQHKNVIDAAKDQGVKHIVYTGLAIKDIQTSGVKDLMISHFQTEDYIKKSGLTYTILRNTMYADALNQILGENALNQNINLPGGNGKVPYVLRREMGEGTANLLLQKGHENKTYDIVGNKEYSYQDIANVLSNLSGKTINYNDISENDFEKNLKQIGFPDFAIYLNTGTLFDIKTHQYEIENKFLEELLERPTAPIEEFLKELFKI; encoded by the coding sequence ATGATATTAATAACAGGAGCGACTGGCAATTTAGGATCTAGTGTAGTTAATCAACTTTTGAAAAAAAGTACACAAGATACTTTTGTCGTTACATCAAGTAATCAAGAAGGAGTCAACAAACTAACATCAAAAGGGTTTCAAGCCAGATTAGCAAACTTTAGCGACAGAGAATCTTTAAAAGAATCTTTTGATGGAATTGAAAAATTACTTTTGATTTCTACAATGGATTCAAACCGTTTCGAACAACATAAAAATGTAATCGATGCAGCAAAGGACCAAGGAGTAAAACATATTGTTTATACTGGTCTAGCAATAAAGGACATTCAAACTTCAGGAGTAAAAGACTTAATGATAAGTCATTTTCAAACAGAAGATTATATTAAAAAAAGTGGTTTAACCTATACAATTTTGAGAAATACAATGTATGCGGATGCATTAAATCAAATATTAGGAGAAAACGCGTTAAATCAAAATATAAATTTACCTGGAGGGAATGGAAAAGTTCCTTATGTTCTTCGTAGAGAAATGGGAGAAGGAACTGCTAATCTGTTACTACAAAAAGGTCATGAAAATAAAACCTATGATATTGTAGGAAATAAAGAATATAGCTATCAAGATATTGCAAATGTATTGTCTAATCTGAGTGGAAAAACAATAAATTATAATGATATTTCTGAAAATGATTTCGAAAAAAATTTAAAACAAATAGGTTTTCCAGATTTCGCTATATACCTAAACACAGGAACTCTATTTGATATTAAAACACATCAATACGAAATAGAAAACAAATTCTTAGAAGAACTACTTGAAAGACCTACAGCTCCAATCGAAGAATTTTTAAAAGAACTATTTAAAATTTAA
- a CDS encoding cold-shock protein, translating into MQEGTVKFFNESKGFGFISNANGGEDVFVHVSGLIDKVIENDQVTFDIEKGKKGLMAVNVKRK; encoded by the coding sequence ATGCAAGAAGGAACAGTAAAATTCTTCAACGAATCAAAAGGTTTTGGTTTTATCTCTAACGCAAACGGAGGTGAAGATGTTTTTGTACATGTTTCTGGATTAATTGACAAAGTAATTGAAAATGATCAAGTTACTTTTGATATTGAAAAAGGAAAAAAAGGTCTTATGGCTGTCAATGTAAAAAGAAAATAA
- a CDS encoding cold shock domain-containing protein, producing the protein MADSTSKKENSKKKALKKLEKLNKRENRKENNNKGKSLEDMIVYVDVLGNFTDVPPHLQDKEADLLNNKRLESDNKDVFIEGMVDIYNDSKGFGFIKVPTSNDKIFFHFKESKELLKVGDQVQFKKEMSEKGFRAIQISKK; encoded by the coding sequence ATGGCAGATTCTACATCTAAAAAAGAAAATAGCAAAAAGAAAGCTTTAAAAAAATTAGAGAAATTAAACAAAAGAGAGAACAGAAAAGAGAATAACAACAAAGGAAAATCATTAGAAGATATGATTGTCTATGTTGATGTACTTGGTAATTTTACAGATGTACCACCTCATTTACAAGACAAAGAAGCCGATTTGCTGAATAATAAAAGATTAGAATCTGATAACAAAGATGTTTTTATAGAAGGTATGGTTGATATCTACAACGATTCAAAAGGGTTTGGTTTTATTAAAGTACCAACTTCTAACGATAAAATCTTCTTCCACTTCAAAGAATCAAAAGAATTACTTAAAGTAGGAGATCAAGTGCAGTTCAAAAAAGAAATGTCTGAAAAAGGATTCAGAGCAATTCAAATATCAAAAAAATAA
- a CDS encoding 3-oxoacyl-ACP synthase III family protein produces the protein MTNHFIGIGKYIPTEKISNLFFEEHQFFNEQGEILDQNNATISYKLKQITGIEERRYARKDQVTSDLGYMAAASAITNANIDAETIDYIIFAHNFGDVKHDTIQSDMVPSLAARVKNLLKIQNPYCVAYDVIFGCPGWVEGVIQANAFIKAGLAKRCLVIGAETLSRVVDEHDRDTMIYADGAGAAILEASTNNKGIQAHLSASYANEEKDYLFFGKSYNSEKCPNTKYIKMYGRKIYEFALSKVPLAMKKCVDDSSYNIDDISKIVIHQANEKMDEAIVKRFYSLYDQDVPKNIMPMNIHKLGNSSVATIPILLKMIMDNDLENHQINEGDVVLFASVGAGMNINTFIYQF, from the coding sequence ATGACAAATCACTTTATAGGAATAGGAAAATATATTCCAACTGAAAAAATATCAAATCTTTTTTTTGAAGAACATCAATTTTTTAATGAACAAGGAGAAATTTTAGATCAAAATAATGCTACTATTTCATATAAATTAAAGCAAATAACAGGAATAGAAGAACGTCGATATGCCAGAAAAGATCAAGTAACATCAGACTTAGGCTATATGGCAGCTGCTTCAGCCATCACAAATGCAAATATCGACGCAGAAACTATTGATTATATTATATTCGCTCATAATTTTGGAGATGTAAAACACGATACTATTCAGTCTGATATGGTGCCAAGTCTTGCTGCAAGAGTAAAAAATTTATTGAAAATTCAGAATCCTTATTGTGTTGCTTACGATGTTATTTTTGGTTGTCCAGGTTGGGTAGAAGGTGTTATACAAGCCAATGCATTTATAAAAGCTGGATTAGCAAAAAGATGTTTGGTAATTGGTGCTGAAACTCTTTCGAGAGTAGTAGATGAACACGACCGAGATACAATGATATATGCAGATGGAGCTGGTGCTGCTATTTTAGAAGCTTCTACAAACAATAAAGGAATACAAGCTCATTTATCTGCCTCTTATGCAAACGAAGAAAAAGATTATCTGTTTTTTGGAAAATCATATAATTCAGAAAAATGTCCGAATACCAAATATATCAAAATGTATGGTCGAAAAATCTATGAGTTTGCTTTATCCAAAGTACCTTTAGCAATGAAAAAATGTGTTGATGATAGCTCATATAATATTGACGATATCAGTAAAATAGTGATTCATCAAGCCAATGAAAAAATGGACGAAGCAATTGTAAAACGCTTTTATAGTTTATATGATCAAGATGTTCCAAAAAATATTATGCCAATGAATATTCATAAACTTGGCAATAGTAGTGTGGCAACAATTCCAATTCTTTTGAAAATGATTATGGATAATGATTTGGAAAATCACCAAATAAATGAAGGCGATGTGGTATTATTTGCTTCTGTTGGCGCAGGTATGAATATAAACACATTTATTTACCAATTTTAA